A region of Lycium barbarum isolate Lr01 chromosome 1, ASM1917538v2, whole genome shotgun sequence DNA encodes the following proteins:
- the LOC132625352 gene encoding transcription factor PRE3-like: MSSRRSRSSRHSGGSRISEDQINDLVSKLQQLLPELRNRSSDKVSAARVLQDTCNYIRSLHREVDDLSDRLSELLETSDTTQAALIRSLLMQ, from the exons ATGTCTAGCAGAAGGTCAAGATCATCAAGACATTCAGGAGGATCAAGGATAAGTGAGGACCAAATCAATGATCTTgtttcaaagttgcaacaacttcTTCCTGAACTCAGGAATAGGTCCTCCGACAAG GTTTCAGCTGCTAGGGTGTTGCAAGATACATGCAATTACATAAGAAGCCTGCATAGAGAAGTTGATGATCTGAGTGACAGATTATCTGAACTATTGGAAACATCAGACACTACTCAAGCAGCTCTAATTAGAAGCCTACTTATGCAATAG